A portion of the Pyxidicoccus trucidator genome contains these proteins:
- a CDS encoding PAS domain-containing sensor histidine kinase encodes MQESPSLRQLLLAVLGATALTALLAWVSWRAGAESPLARVLTPAALVLLTTGTLALAWDRARQRTHRERDAALRSAGDASALREAVMDVTPVGFAFFDRRLRYVHVNTALAAMNGLPASRHLGHHVTEVMPELGRLLAPRLQQALETDTPIQDTCLEVETPAAPGEPRFWFGSYSRVRGAGGEVLGVIAALSELTERMRAEQSLQEHEGRLDVLTRSLPDYLWGGKLRGGVLRDFYCTPVIERTTGYPATAFVRPGPDGGPPPLWAEMIHPEDRARYRACIEGLAPGAEAELEHRLICADGRVRWVRSRAAASAMDSQREVHVGCVVTDVTDRRLADDLRQRLHESFRRSAQEWRRTFDAVTSPLLVLGPDGTIQRLNAAAIALFEGMDPSGQPLSTAPHTPLRSSGLLLVELLRRTHGSAAREVTDPQSRRTWEVSAAWVDEAGGEDSRIILVATEVTRLLELQASVRRSETMAVMGAIVAGVAHEVRNPLFSISAVVDAVEATFGERAELKPYLEVLRGEVKRLNHLTQELFEYGRPTRGEWVEGGVRPVVEDALSACTLAGEKAGVAVVRELAPELPLVRMDARRLFHVFRNVVENAVQHSPAGTTVHVATEVVEEAGRPWVCCTVRDGGPGFREEDLPHVFEPFFSKRRGGTGLGLSIVQRILEEHQGLIRLRNHGSGGAEVTLLLPAVSSPPATQTVDSLAS; translated from the coding sequence ATGCAAGAGTCCCCCTCCCTCCGTCAGTTGCTGCTGGCCGTCCTCGGGGCCACGGCCCTCACCGCCCTCCTCGCCTGGGTGAGCTGGCGCGCGGGAGCGGAGAGCCCCCTGGCCCGCGTCCTCACCCCGGCGGCGCTGGTGCTGCTCACCACCGGCACGCTGGCCCTGGCGTGGGACCGCGCGCGGCAGCGCACCCACCGCGAGCGCGACGCCGCCCTGCGCAGCGCCGGTGACGCCAGCGCCCTGCGCGAGGCCGTCATGGACGTCACGCCCGTGGGCTTCGCCTTCTTCGACCGCCGGCTGCGCTACGTCCACGTCAACACCGCGCTGGCGGCGATGAATGGCCTGCCCGCCAGCCGCCACCTGGGCCACCACGTCACCGAGGTGATGCCCGAGTTGGGCCGGCTCCTCGCGCCGCGCCTCCAGCAGGCCCTGGAGACCGACACCCCCATCCAGGACACGTGCCTGGAGGTGGAGACGCCCGCCGCGCCCGGCGAGCCCCGCTTCTGGTTCGGCAGCTACTCGCGAGTGCGCGGCGCGGGCGGCGAGGTGCTGGGCGTCATCGCCGCCCTGTCCGAGCTGACCGAGCGCATGCGCGCGGAGCAGAGCCTCCAGGAGCACGAGGGGCGGCTGGACGTGCTCACCCGCTCGCTGCCGGACTACCTCTGGGGCGGCAAGCTGCGCGGCGGGGTGCTGCGCGACTTCTACTGCACGCCCGTCATCGAGCGCACCACCGGCTACCCCGCCACCGCCTTCGTCCGGCCCGGCCCCGACGGCGGCCCGCCGCCCCTCTGGGCGGAGATGATCCACCCCGAGGACCGCGCCCGCTACCGCGCCTGCATCGAGGGGCTCGCCCCCGGCGCGGAGGCGGAGCTGGAGCACCGCCTCATCTGCGCCGACGGCCGGGTGCGCTGGGTGCGCAGCCGCGCCGCCGCGTCCGCGATGGACTCGCAGCGCGAGGTGCACGTGGGCTGCGTCGTCACCGACGTCACCGACCGGCGCCTCGCGGACGACCTGCGCCAGCGCCTGCACGAGAGCTTCCGCCGCTCCGCGCAGGAGTGGCGCCGCACCTTCGACGCCGTCACCTCGCCCCTGCTCGTCCTCGGCCCGGATGGCACCATCCAGCGCCTCAACGCCGCCGCCATCGCCCTCTTCGAGGGGATGGACCCGTCCGGCCAGCCCCTGTCCACGGCGCCCCATACGCCCCTGCGCTCCAGCGGCCTGCTCCTGGTGGAGCTGCTGCGCCGCACCCACGGCAGCGCCGCCCGCGAGGTGACGGACCCGCAGTCGCGCCGCACCTGGGAGGTATCCGCCGCGTGGGTGGACGAGGCAGGAGGCGAGGACTCGCGCATCATCCTGGTGGCCACCGAGGTGACGCGCCTGCTGGAGCTGCAGGCCAGCGTGCGCCGCAGCGAGACGATGGCCGTCATGGGCGCCATCGTCGCCGGCGTGGCCCACGAGGTGCGCAATCCCCTCTTCTCCATCTCCGCCGTGGTGGACGCGGTGGAGGCGACCTTCGGCGAGCGCGCCGAGCTCAAGCCGTACCTGGAAGTCCTGCGCGGCGAGGTGAAGCGCCTCAACCACCTCACGCAGGAGCTGTTCGAGTACGGCCGCCCCACCCGGGGCGAGTGGGTGGAGGGAGGCGTGCGGCCGGTGGTGGAGGACGCCCTGTCCGCGTGCACGCTGGCCGGAGAGAAGGCCGGCGTGGCGGTGGTGCGCGAGCTGGCCCCGGAGCTGCCGCTGGTGCGCATGGACGCGCGGCGGCTGTTCCACGTCTTCCGCAACGTGGTGGAGAACGCGGTGCAGCACTCGCCCGCGGGCACCACCGTGCACGTGGCCACGGAGGTGGTGGAGGAGGCGGGCCGCCCCTGGGTGTGCTGCACCGTGCGCGACGGCGGCCCGGGCTTCCGCGAGGAGGACCTGCCGCACGTCTTCGAGCCCTTCTTCAGCAAGCGCCGGGGCGGCACCGGCCTGGGCCTGTCCATCGTCCAGCGCATCCTGGAGGAGCACCAGGGCCTCATCCGCCTGCGCAACCATGGGTCAGGAGGCGCGGAGGTGACGCTCCTCCTGCCGGCGGTTTCCTCGCCTCCGGCGACCCAAACCGTAGACTCCCTGGCCTCATGA
- a CDS encoding phosphoribosyltransferase, protein MRVRPEVGREERNMRGPEFLDRYEGGRVLADLLRHYAHQPDALVLALPRGGVPVGYVVARQLGVPMDVFLVRKLGAPRHEELAMGAIASGGMRVINREVVEELSISREQIDATAEREGRELQRRELRYRDGRAPPDVRGRTVILVDDGLATGTTMRAAVAALRQQAPARIVVAVPVGAVESCEDLAAEADEVICARMPEPFYAVGLWFRDFAQTSDEEVRELLARAVSEAGAGVEQPPAP, encoded by the coding sequence ATGAGGGTTCGTCCCGAGGTGGGGCGGGAGGAGCGGAACATGCGAGGGCCGGAGTTCCTGGACCGATACGAGGGAGGCCGTGTGCTCGCGGACCTGTTGCGGCACTACGCGCACCAGCCGGACGCACTGGTGCTGGCACTGCCGAGGGGCGGCGTGCCGGTGGGCTACGTGGTGGCGCGCCAGCTGGGCGTGCCGATGGACGTGTTCCTCGTGCGCAAGCTGGGGGCGCCCCGGCACGAGGAGCTGGCCATGGGGGCCATCGCCTCCGGGGGCATGCGCGTCATCAACCGCGAGGTGGTGGAGGAGCTGAGCATCTCCCGGGAGCAGATTGACGCCACCGCCGAGCGCGAGGGCCGGGAGCTCCAGCGGCGCGAGCTGCGCTACCGCGACGGGCGCGCGCCTCCGGACGTGCGCGGGCGCACCGTCATCCTCGTGGATGACGGCCTGGCCACCGGAACCACCATGCGTGCCGCCGTGGCCGCGCTCCGCCAGCAGGCGCCCGCCCGCATCGTCGTCGCCGTGCCGGTGGGGGCCGTCGAGTCCTGCGAGGACCTGGCCGCCGAGGCGGACGAGGTCATCTGCGCTCGGATGCCGGAGCCCTTCTACGCCGTGGGGCTGTGGTTCCGCGACTTCGCGCAGACCTCGGACGAGGAGGTGCGGGAGCTGCTGGCCCGCGCTGTCTCGGAGGCGGGCGCGGGCGTGGAGCAGCCTCCGGCGCCCTAG
- a CDS encoding sensor histidine kinase, with translation MARDGDAIEQDRERLRLAVEATGLGTWDYDPRTGQLTWDARAKALFGLPPDTPMGLEDFLRRVYPEDRVKTQAAIRQALRPEGDGHYSLEYRISTPRGVRWVAANGRTFFDGEGRPARFLGTLVDVTERVRNRDEAARAQLHRARLLENMSDGYYAFDREWRLTDVNPRAEQVLGVRRERSVGRFFHEVFPESHETELERHFRRVIDAGAPDSFETLYVPWNRWFEVRAHPTEDGGLSVFFHDITERKREAAERERMLREHERAVEVLEHGDAMFVLDRDFRFVLVNENQQRLSRTRREETLGRLFWEVFPDSANPDSPFWVEYHRVVEERVSVRFDAYYAPLDQWTSISAYPTREGGVAVFARDVTEQKRVEQFQDRLLGIVGHDLRNPLSNISLTAQLLLRREGVPESVMEGVRRISTSGDRMARMINDLLDFTRASVGGGIPLERRSTDLCALVQDTVAEFELTYPGRVALSCARGTHAGDWDPDRLAQVVSNLVGNALVHGDVVAPVRVELREDGPDVVLTVHNRGTPVPAELLPHIFDPFKQAPGNGGRRGLGLGLYIVQQLVLAHGGSITVRSSSTHGTEFSVRLPRALAMEDCAYPG, from the coding sequence ATGGCCCGGGATGGGGACGCCATCGAACAGGACCGTGAGCGGCTGAGGCTCGCCGTGGAGGCCACCGGCCTTGGCACGTGGGACTACGACCCGCGCACGGGACAGCTGACCTGGGACGCTCGGGCGAAGGCCCTCTTCGGCCTTCCGCCCGACACGCCCATGGGCCTGGAGGACTTCCTGCGGCGCGTCTACCCCGAGGACCGGGTGAAGACGCAGGCCGCCATCCGACAGGCGCTGCGACCGGAGGGAGACGGCCACTACTCCCTGGAGTACCGCATCTCCACCCCGCGGGGCGTGCGCTGGGTCGCCGCCAACGGGCGGACCTTCTTCGACGGAGAAGGCCGGCCGGCGCGCTTCCTGGGCACGCTGGTGGACGTCACCGAGCGGGTGCGCAACCGGGACGAGGCGGCGCGCGCCCAGCTCCACCGGGCGCGGCTGCTGGAGAACATGTCCGACGGCTACTACGCCTTCGACCGGGAGTGGCGGCTCACCGACGTGAATCCCCGGGCCGAGCAGGTGCTGGGCGTGCGGCGTGAGCGCAGCGTGGGCCGCTTCTTCCACGAGGTGTTCCCCGAGTCACATGAAACGGAGCTGGAGCGGCACTTCCGGCGGGTCATCGACGCGGGGGCCCCCGACTCGTTCGAGACGCTGTACGTCCCCTGGAATCGCTGGTTCGAGGTGCGCGCCCATCCGACGGAGGACGGGGGCCTGTCCGTCTTCTTCCACGACATCACCGAGCGCAAGCGCGAGGCCGCGGAGCGCGAGCGGATGCTGCGCGAGCACGAGCGCGCGGTGGAGGTGCTGGAGCACGGGGACGCGATGTTCGTGCTCGACCGGGATTTCCGCTTCGTGCTGGTGAACGAGAACCAGCAGCGCCTGTCGCGGACGCGGCGCGAGGAGACGCTGGGGCGCCTCTTCTGGGAGGTGTTCCCGGACTCCGCGAATCCCGACTCGCCCTTCTGGGTGGAGTACCACCGCGTGGTGGAGGAGCGGGTGTCCGTCCGGTTCGACGCGTACTACGCGCCGCTGGACCAGTGGACGAGCATCAGCGCCTACCCCACGCGCGAGGGCGGCGTCGCCGTCTTCGCCCGGGACGTCACCGAGCAGAAGCGCGTGGAGCAGTTCCAGGACCGGCTGCTGGGCATCGTCGGCCATGACCTGCGCAACCCGCTGAGCAACATCTCCCTCACCGCGCAATTGCTCCTGCGGCGAGAAGGCGTGCCGGAGTCGGTGATGGAGGGGGTGCGACGCATCTCCACCAGCGGGGACCGGATGGCGCGGATGATCAACGACCTGCTGGACTTCACACGCGCGTCCGTGGGCGGCGGCATCCCCCTGGAGCGGCGGTCCACGGACCTGTGCGCGCTGGTGCAGGACACCGTGGCGGAGTTCGAGCTGACGTACCCGGGGCGGGTCGCCCTGTCCTGCGCACGAGGCACGCACGCCGGGGATTGGGACCCGGACCGGCTGGCCCAGGTGGTGTCCAACCTGGTGGGCAACGCACTCGTACACGGAGATGTGGTGGCCCCCGTGCGGGTGGAGCTGCGGGAGGACGGCCCGGACGTGGTGCTGACCGTCCACAACCGTGGAACGCCCGTGCCGGCGGAGCTGCTGCCCCACATCTTCGACCCCTTCAAGCAGGCCCCGGGAAACGGTGGCCGGCGGGGCCTGGGGCTGGGGCTCTACATCGTCCAGCAGCTCGTGCTGGCCCACGGCGGGAGCATCACCGTCCGCTCGTCCTCGACCCATGGCACCGAGTTCTCGGTGCGGCTGCCCCGCGCCCTCGCGATGGAGGACTGCGCCTACCCGGGGTGA
- a CDS encoding protoglobin domain-containing protein translates to MAETLLEELKRYVGFGVEDERALVALHAIAKPHFPRIARVFYDRILEHEGARQALEGGESQVGHLRGTLEIWMSQLMSGPWDEAYYELRCRIGRMHVRISLPQHYMFGAMNVLRQELNGLIDEAYLDKPQALRAARTALGKILDLELAIMLHTYREDLLAQQARNERLSTFGQLVGSIGHELRNPLGVIETSLYILKGRPGAVDERTAKHLVRIGEQVGIANRIVSDLLDMIRDRPLQRQEVWLDEVWQEALNAVQRPESVAVREEGLAALPAVQGDAGQLRQVFVNLLENAVQALEESGGSISLSAAAPDKGMVELVLEDSGPGVSDTIRRRLFEPLMTTKARGIGLGLPLVKRILERHGGGISYQPRDGAGARFVLRLPLLPAEDANASVPSAG, encoded by the coding sequence ATGGCGGAAACCCTGCTCGAGGAATTGAAACGGTACGTGGGCTTCGGCGTGGAGGACGAGCGTGCCCTCGTCGCCCTGCATGCCATCGCGAAGCCGCACTTCCCCCGCATTGCCCGCGTCTTCTACGACCGCATCCTGGAGCACGAGGGGGCGCGCCAGGCGCTGGAGGGGGGCGAGAGCCAGGTGGGCCACCTCCGGGGCACGCTGGAAATCTGGATGAGCCAGCTCATGAGCGGCCCGTGGGACGAGGCCTACTACGAGCTGCGCTGCCGCATCGGCCGCATGCACGTGCGCATCTCCCTGCCACAGCACTACATGTTCGGCGCGATGAACGTCCTGCGCCAGGAGCTCAACGGCCTCATCGACGAGGCGTACCTGGACAAGCCGCAGGCGCTGCGGGCGGCGCGCACGGCGCTGGGGAAGATTCTCGACCTGGAGCTGGCCATCATGCTCCACACCTACCGCGAGGACCTGCTGGCGCAGCAGGCGCGCAACGAGCGGCTGTCCACCTTCGGCCAGCTCGTGGGCTCCATCGGCCACGAGCTGCGCAACCCGCTGGGCGTCATCGAGACGTCGCTCTACATCCTCAAGGGCCGCCCGGGCGCCGTGGACGAGCGCACCGCCAAGCACCTGGTCCGCATCGGCGAGCAGGTGGGCATCGCCAACCGCATCGTCTCCGACTTGCTGGACATGATTCGGGACAGGCCCCTCCAGCGGCAGGAGGTGTGGCTGGACGAGGTGTGGCAGGAAGCCCTCAACGCCGTGCAGCGGCCGGAGTCCGTGGCCGTGCGCGAGGAGGGGCTCGCCGCGCTCCCGGCCGTCCAGGGGGACGCGGGCCAGCTGCGCCAGGTGTTCGTCAACCTGCTGGAGAACGCGGTGCAGGCGCTGGAGGAGTCGGGCGGCTCCATCTCCCTGTCCGCCGCCGCGCCGGACAAGGGAATGGTGGAGCTGGTGCTGGAGGACTCGGGCCCCGGCGTGAGCGACACCATCCGCCGCCGCCTCTTCGAGCCGCTGATGACCACGAAGGCGCGTGGCATCGGCCTGGGCCTGCCCCTCGTCAAGCGCATCCTGGAGCGGCACGGCGGCGGCATCTCCTATCAGCCTCGTGACGGTGCCGGCGCGCGCTTCGTGCTCCGGCTTCCCCTCCTGCCCGCGGAGGACGCGAATGCGTCAGTACCTTCTGCTGGATGA